In Erigeron canadensis isolate Cc75 chromosome 8, C_canadensis_v1, whole genome shotgun sequence, the DNA window GTAGATTCATTTTAATTGTTCAAAAACTGATTAGTATAAGATGTTAGTAGAATTACTTGATaaaattgcaattttgttatcaataaaaaaaattgaaggaGCAAATGAATAGTGAGCTGTCAAGGATGAAGAAGGAGACTTTAAACCTTCAACTAAGCCTCCAAAGATACAAAGGCAGTGACTTGAATGCCGTACAGCTTGAGGAGCTTAATCAACTTGAGCAACAGTTGGAGCTTTCCGTCCAGAAGGTCCGCGCTAGAAAGGTACAtacgtattattattattgcatCCAATTAAGGTGTGAtctaatttcaaataaaaatttaaaaaccaaCTTAACACTTGTATACCAAAATTTTCTTGtgttatatatacatgacaaaatttatttaaatttttttgcgTGGGCAGTTTCAGCTGTTGCAACAGCAAGTGGACAATCTTCAACGCACGGTAACCTTCTTTATGGATCGTATGTACGTCATACATAAAGTCGCATATGACTGTATTAATCCACATCCAATTTTAATACAATGAATCTATGAATGCAGGAAAAAGCGTTGGAGAAGGAAAATGAGGACATGTATCATTGGGTAATTAAATTAAGATTTGTTTGCTTATTATTTTTCGGGccttaattaatttatcaacCAAACTACGTACATGCAGCTGATGAGTAGACAAGAAGAGCAGGTGAACCAGCAGCAACAAGTAGCAGCAATGACTGAGCTGAGACTAGTAGGACAAGATCAACATCAATTGTTTGAACAGTTTCCGTTTTATGGATCAGTAGATGAACAGCCTGCAAACACTGCTAGTGTTCTTCAGCCTGACCTTCAACTGCACTCATACCCATCATTCCGCCTCCACCCAGCTGCTCAACCCAACCTGCAGCCTGATCAATCCACTAGTGCACCTCATCATGACATCTATATATGGTGCTTAAATCCATTATTCTATTCCTTATTATTTTCTGATTAATTTATACATAGCAGCAACCTATATagctatcctatatatatatagctatagctattataaaaaaaaaacaattctaGTGAccaattattaattagtatatagtTTAAGGATATAATATTCATGGTTTATTATTCTAGAGATCTATTAATTAAAACCTTCATTACGATTAGTAcctattaatatataatttatgaaaaacaTTTAAGTTACAtaatgtacatgtatatattaacGGTAATTTACATATCATTCATGATATTTAAGTAATTAGTTTTGGAAGGCTCATTATTAATTAAGACTTTATTTGGCTCTTTTTTTGCAGACTGATAGCGTTGCTGTGGAAaccaacttttttatatatatttgtatggaCAATGATTACTATTATTATGGGCGAAGACACTTTATTATAcagcttaattaattatatac includes these proteins:
- the LOC122610574 gene encoding MADS-box protein defh21 codes for the protein MGRGKIEVKRIENNTSRQVTFSKRRTGLLKKTHELSVLCDAQIGLIVFSNKGKLYEYTSHPLSMAQIIDKYLIATGARIPEHMNNRQMNSELSRMKKETLNLQLSLQRYKGSDLNAVQLEELNQLEQQLELSVQKVRARKFQLLQQQVDNLQRTEKALEKENEDMYHWLMSRQEEQVNQQQQVAAMTELRLVGQDQHQLFEQFPFYGSVDEQPANTASVLQPDLQLHSYPSFRLHPAAQPNLQPDQSTSAPHHDIYIWCLNPLFYSLLFSD